One Plasmodium cynomolgi strain B DNA, chromosome 12, whole genome shotgun sequence genomic region harbors:
- a CDS encoding 60S ribosomal protein L9 (putative), whose translation MKTIVSSQKVIIPEGVQVAINSRKVTVTGKYGTLKRSFRHLPIDVRLNKLKKYIKVVMWFGVPDRLACIRTVCTHLKNMFTGVTKKFLYKMRLVHAHFPINSNIVDNNKSIEIRNYLGEKRVRFVKALPGVLIEKSPNVKDEIYVSGADIENVSLTAALIHQSVLCRNKDIRKFLDGIYVSEVTTVEKDE comes from the exons atgaaaaccaTCGTGTCATCGCAGAAGGTCATCATTCCCGAAGGAG TCCAAGTGGCGATAAACTCCAGGAAGGTGACTGTGACGGGAAAGTACGGCACACTGAAGAGGTCCTTCCGACATCTCCCAATCGATGTGCGCCTGAATAAGCTAAAGAAGTACATCAAGGTGGTGATGTGGTTCGGAGTCCCTGACCGATTGGCATGCATTCGAACAGTATGcacacatttaaaaaatatgtttacaGGAGTGACCAAAAAATTCCTCTACAAAATGAGACTTGTACATGCTCACTTTCCAATTAACTCCAACATCGTGGATAATAACAAGTCTATTGAAATAAGAAATTATTTGGGAGAAAAACGGGTTCGATTTGTGAAGGCTTTACCTGGGGTGCTTATTGAGAAATCACCAAATGTCAAGGATGAAATTTATGTCAGTGGTGCTGATATTGAGAACGTTTCCCTTACGGCAGCTTTAATTCATCAGTCCGTTTTGTGTAGAAATAAAGATATTCGAAAATTTTTGGACGGAATTTACGTTTCGGAAGTGACTACTGTTGAGAAGGACGAGTAA
- a CDS encoding beta-hydroxyacyl-ACP dehydratase precursor (putative), with the protein MKKHKGYQFLTPRVELFPKKRTSAKKYDQGVGKNLNEKLFAVEENKNEEIDGKHISSVMSYDTGDNINIEKIKTILPHRYPFLLVDKVIHVERNKKIIGIKQVSANEQFFNGHFPAKAVMPGVLQVEALAQLGGILCLTNEENSGRDNLFLFAGVDGVRWKKPVLPGDTLVMEVEQISFKPTLGVAKLRGCAYVGGHVVLKVAEMTFALAR; encoded by the exons ATGAAGAAGCACAAGGGGTACCAGTTTTTAACCCCCCGAGTGGAActttttcccaaaaaaagaacaagcgcgaaaaaatatgaccaaggagtggggaaaaatttaaatgaaaagctATTCGCagtggaagaaaacaaaaatgaagaaattgatGGGAAACACATCTCGTCTGTCATGTCATACGATACTGGTGACAACATCAACattgagaaaataaaaactataCTTCCACATAGGTACCCATTCCTCTTGGTTGACAAAGTAATCCATGtagaaaggaataaaaaaataattggcATCAAACAAGTTTCCGCTAATGAACAATTTTTCAATGGCCATTTCCCTGCCAAGGCTGTTATGCCTGGCGTTTTACAAGTAGAAGCCTTAGCCCAGTTGGGGGGGATACTATGTCtcacaaatgaagaaaatagtGGGAGggacaatttatttttattcgcGGGGGTGGACGGCGTTCGCTGGAAGAAGCCAGTCCTTCCAG gcgACACACTCGTAATGGAAGTGGAGCAAATTTCCTTCAAGCCCACCCTCGGGGTCGCCAAATTGCGGGGGTGCGCTTACGTGGGTGGCCACGTTGTTCTGAAGGTTGCCGAAATGACCTTCGCATTAGCAAGATGA
- a CDS encoding hypothetical protein (putative) — protein MKRRTQGLLLVCLLIFLEASFCLSLFSKSAFPREYRDVQVFRDTYLTPVEEEDLKVAMKKYAGNRFIQEYESLMNDNSKDSKKVLAKSMVNLIKQQFVKLKEIEATYVTPNFDQYKQVMELKPQVLVTETCLHAMQHRSGVQKIGGDE, from the exons ATGAAGAGGCGCACGCAGGGACTGCTCCTGGTTTGCTTGCTCATCTTTTTGGAGGCGTCCTTTTGCCTGTCCCTGTTCAGCAAGAGCGCATTTCCGCGAGAGT ACAGGGATGTCCAAGTGTTCAG GGACACCTACTTGACCccagtggaggaagaagatttAAAG GTGGCAATGAAGAAGTACGCAGGGAATAGGTTCATTCAGGAATATGAAAGTTTGATGAACGAT AACTCGAAGGACTCCAAAAAGGTTTTGGCCAAGTCGATGGTCAATTTGATCAAGCAGCAATTCGTTAAGCTAAAAGAGATTGAAGCCACGTATGTTACGCCAAACTTTGATCAGTACAAACAGGTCATGGAGTTGAAGCCCCAGGTGCTGGTAACTGAGACgtgttt ACACGCCATGCAACACCGAAGCGGagtgcaaaaaattggaggTGATGAATAA
- a CDS encoding hypothetical protein (putative) yields the protein MNHAEMNHAEMNHAELYHAEPLRAEQSGGLPQVLSEKIQKLEEHKSGLHCKEYRLVLFGLLWVELSRRETVFSPFLPPCVKMINFFPFTSFFNFFRYEKLPKRLIEHVIKAGTFCRTMLPVFIPLCMYQYIRQVDKERYAEELLFESAPSCDVKSFYDPIMKSSGTKNWKIQYDLYLIDKAVNS from the exons ATGAACCACGCCGAAATGAACCACGCCGAAATGAACCACGCCGAGCTGTACCACGCCGAACCGCTCCGCGCTGAACAAAGCGGGGGCCTCCCACA AGTTCTCAgcgaaaaaatacaaaaattagaGGAACATAAAAGCGGTCTTCACTGCAAGGAGTACCGCTTGGTCCTGTTTGGTCTGTTGTGGGTGGAATTAAGCAgaag agAGACagtgttttcccctttccttcCCCCGTGTGTCAAAATGATTAACTTTTTTCCgttcacttcattttttaatttctttcgTTATGAGAAATTACCCAAGCGGCTGATTGAGCATGTGATCAAGGCAGGGACCTTCTGCCGGACCATGCTCCCCGTCTTCATCCCCCTATGTATGTATCAGTACATACGGCAG GTGGACAAAGAACGATACGCAGAGGAACTGCTGTTCGAGTCAGCCCCAAGCTGTGACGTAAAGAGCTTTTACGACCCCATAATGAAAAGCAGCGGAACGAAGAACTGGAAGATCCAATATGACTTATATCTCATAGATAAGGCAGTTAACTCGtga